In the genome of Streptomyces collinus, one region contains:
- a CDS encoding FAD-binding oxidoreductase: MERRTILTAGTAAIAAAATPFTTACTQSGDRSGATASNASRTMTTSRATAANWSALARDLDGPLVRPGDADWPAARQLYNTRFDGLKPAAVAYVSHPEDIRTTLAYARTHALRVAIRNGGHSYAGWSSGDGRLIIDVSKLSRVRASGTTAVVGAGAKLIDVYRALAAKGVTIPAGSCPTVGVSGLTLGGGHGVVSRAYGLTCDSLTRATLITADGKQLIADARENKDLFWALRGAGNGNFGVVTELHFKTHPAPQGVSAYLSWPWSKAAAVVKAWQEWGPSQPDEIWSSLHLANAAGGTPTVSVAAFSLGTHGELKNAVDRLADRVGAPARSVSLKRRSYEESMEVYAGCSSFPTDAQCHLPGSTPGRSPKGALGRETYAAASDFFDRSLSTAGIRALLSQIGSVRGGTGSIALTALGGAVNRVSPTSTAFVHRRSRMLAQYIGAWRAGTSGATARDWLAAAHRSMRPYASGAAYQNYTDPTLTDWRKAYYGDAATRLAKLKKQYDPDRFFTYPQAL, from the coding sequence ATGGAACGGCGCACGATCCTCACAGCCGGCACGGCGGCGATCGCCGCGGCCGCGACCCCCTTCACCACCGCCTGCACCCAGTCGGGCGACCGCTCCGGGGCCACGGCCTCCAACGCCTCGCGCACCATGACCACGTCGAGAGCCACCGCCGCCAACTGGTCCGCCCTGGCCCGCGACCTCGACGGCCCCCTGGTCCGCCCGGGCGACGCCGACTGGCCCGCGGCCCGGCAGCTCTACAACACCCGCTTCGACGGCCTGAAGCCCGCCGCGGTCGCGTACGTGTCCCACCCGGAGGACATCCGCACGACCCTGGCCTACGCCCGCACCCACGCCCTGCGGGTGGCGATCCGCAACGGCGGCCACTCCTACGCCGGCTGGTCCTCCGGCGACGGCCGTCTGATCATCGACGTCTCGAAACTCAGCCGCGTCCGGGCCTCCGGCACCACCGCGGTGGTCGGCGCCGGCGCCAAACTCATCGACGTCTACCGCGCCCTGGCCGCCAAGGGCGTCACGATCCCGGCCGGCTCGTGCCCGACGGTCGGTGTCTCGGGCCTCACCCTCGGCGGCGGTCACGGCGTGGTCTCCCGCGCCTACGGCCTGACCTGCGACAGCCTCACCCGGGCCACCCTGATCACCGCCGACGGCAAGCAGCTCATCGCCGACGCCCGTGAGAACAAGGACCTGTTCTGGGCGCTGCGCGGCGCCGGCAACGGCAACTTCGGCGTGGTCACGGAGCTGCACTTCAAGACCCACCCGGCCCCGCAGGGCGTCTCGGCGTACCTGTCCTGGCCCTGGTCGAAGGCGGCCGCGGTGGTGAAGGCCTGGCAGGAGTGGGGCCCGTCGCAGCCCGACGAGATCTGGTCGTCCCTGCACCTGGCGAATGCCGCGGGCGGCACCCCGACCGTCTCGGTCGCGGCGTTCTCCCTCGGCACCCACGGCGAGCTGAAGAACGCCGTCGACCGCCTGGCCGACCGCGTCGGCGCCCCGGCCCGCAGCGTCTCCCTGAAGCGCCGCTCGTACGAGGAGTCGATGGAGGTGTACGCGGGCTGCTCCTCGTTCCCGACGGACGCGCAGTGCCATCTGCCCGGCTCGACCCCGGGGCGTTCCCCGAAGGGCGCGCTGGGCCGCGAGACGTACGCGGCGGCGTCGGACTTCTTCGACCGCTCCCTGTCCACGGCCGGCATCCGCGCGCTGCTCTCGCAGATCGGGTCGGTGCGCGGCGGCACGGGCAGCATCGCGCTGACCGCCCTCGGCGGAGCGGTCAACCGCGTCTCCCCCACGTCCACGGCGTTCGTCCACCGCCGTTCCCGCATGCTGGCCCAGTACATCGGGGCGTGGCGGGCCGGCACGAGCGGTGCGACGGCCCGCGACTGGCTGGCCGCCGCCCACAGGTCGATGCGCCCGTACGCCTCGGGGGCGGCGTACCAGAACTACACGGACCCGACCCTGACCGACTGGCGCAAGGCGTACTACGGGGATGCGGCAACGCGCCTGGCGAAGCTGAAGAAGCAGTACGACCCCGACCGCTTCTTCACGTATCCCCAGGCGCTGTAA
- a CDS encoding phosphatase PAP2 family protein yields the protein MAGLADSGSNPDVDLLYDINGLAKDAPAWFDRVMEYVGEYGLLLAIVLLVVWCWWTVRRRGDEDAASTVAALVWAPLAAGVAVLVNVPIRGFVERPRPFLDHQGLEVLVQGKTDYSFVSDHATIVMALAVGLFVADRKFGLIGLVLALFGGFIRVYMGVHYPTDVVGGFALGTAVALLLSPLAMALLTPVVKAVERSPRVGWLVRGRGRASGEDTVIPEARSERASERDLAA from the coding sequence ATGGCTGGACTCGCCGATTCCGGGTCGAACCCTGACGTCGACCTGCTGTACGACATCAATGGCCTGGCCAAGGATGCGCCGGCCTGGTTCGACCGCGTCATGGAGTACGTCGGTGAGTACGGGCTGCTGCTCGCCATCGTCCTGCTCGTGGTGTGGTGCTGGTGGACCGTGCGGCGGCGGGGCGACGAGGACGCGGCCTCCACCGTGGCGGCACTGGTCTGGGCGCCGCTGGCCGCAGGGGTCGCCGTGCTGGTGAACGTGCCCATACGGGGGTTCGTGGAACGGCCCCGGCCGTTCCTGGACCACCAGGGGCTCGAAGTGCTCGTCCAGGGCAAGACCGACTACTCGTTCGTCAGCGACCACGCGACGATCGTCATGGCACTGGCGGTCGGACTGTTCGTCGCCGACCGGAAGTTCGGGCTCATCGGGCTCGTGCTGGCGTTGTTCGGCGGGTTCATCCGCGTCTACATGGGCGTGCACTACCCGACGGACGTCGTGGGCGGGTTCGCACTGGGCACGGCCGTGGCGCTGCTGCTGTCGCCGCTCGCCATGGCCCTGCTGACGCCCGTGGTGAAGGCCGTCGAGCGCTCGCCCCGGGTGGGGTGGCTGGTGCGCGGCAGAGGGCGGGCGTCCGGAGAGGACACGGTGATCCCCGAGGCACGCAGTGAGCGGGCCTCGGAGCGCGACCTCGCCGCGTAA
- a CDS encoding metal-sensitive transcriptional regulator: protein MTDVTDTTDVAHVTPGTADPAGADLAADHDHGVHGYHKQKDEHLKRLRRIEGQIRGLQRMVDEDVYCIDILTQVSASTKALQSFALQLLEEHLRHCVADAALKGGDEIDAKVKEATQAIARMLRT from the coding sequence ATGACGGACGTGACCGACACGACAGATGTCGCACATGTCACCCCCGGCACCGCCGACCCCGCCGGGGCGGACCTGGCGGCCGATCACGACCACGGCGTGCACGGGTACCACAAGCAGAAGGACGAACACCTCAAGCGCCTGCGCCGCATCGAGGGCCAGATCCGCGGCCTGCAGCGCATGGTCGACGAGGACGTCTACTGCATCGACATACTCACGCAGGTCTCCGCCTCCACCAAGGCCCTGCAGTCCTTCGCCCTCCAGCTCTTGGAGGAGCACCTGCGGCACTGCGTGGCGGACGCGGCCCTCAAGGGGGGCGACGAGATCGACGCGAAGGTGAAGGAGGCGACCCAGGCGATCGCCCGCATGCTGCGGACGTGA